The Brevinematales bacterium genome contains a region encoding:
- the rfbB gene encoding dTDP-glucose 4,6-dehydratase — protein MRLLVTGCAGFIGTNFVYYYLSKHKDSFIVGLDKLTYAGNLENLAKLTFKDRERFVFVRGDINNAELVNYLFKLYDFDVVVNFAAESHVDRSIFDPHVFIQTNVVGVQTLLSVAMDYWKKGDSWRGDKRFIQISTDEVYGSLDSEGYFTEATPLDPHSPYSASKAGGDLVAKSYYYTFGMPVIITRCSNNYGPYQFPEKLIPLMIWNAINHRELPVYGDGRNIRDWLYVEDHCRAIDIVIQKGRVGEVYNIGGHNERENIYVVKKILEILRKKTNDDSINEDLIKFVKDRPGHDRRYAIDPTKIISELGWKHTLSFEEGLEITIEWYLKNLDWVRNVISGEYLKFYDKNYANR, from the coding sequence ATGAGGCTTTTGGTTACAGGGTGTGCTGGCTTTATTGGAACTAATTTTGTTTATTACTATCTAAGTAAGCATAAGGATAGCTTCATAGTAGGACTTGATAAACTAACATATGCTGGAAATCTTGAAAATTTAGCTAAACTAACGTTTAAGGATAGAGAAAGATTTGTCTTTGTAAGGGGAGATATCAATAATGCTGAGTTGGTTAACTATTTGTTTAAGCTTTATGATTTTGATGTTGTGGTTAACTTTGCTGCTGAGTCTCATGTTGATAGATCTATTTTTGATCCGCATGTTTTCATACAGACAAATGTTGTAGGTGTTCAGACTTTGTTAAGTGTAGCGATGGATTATTGGAAAAAGGGAGATAGTTGGAGAGGTGATAAAAGGTTTATACAAATTTCAACAGATGAGGTGTATGGTTCTCTAGATTCTGAGGGGTACTTTACCGAAGCTACTCCACTAGATCCTCATAGTCCTTATTCTGCCAGCAAAGCTGGTGGAGATTTAGTTGCGAAGAGTTATTACTATACATTTGGCATGCCAGTTATTATAACAAGATGTTCTAATAATTATGGACCTTACCAATTCCCAGAGAAACTAATACCTCTTATGATATGGAATGCTATTAATCACAGAGAGTTACCTGTTTATGGTGATGGTAGAAATATCAGAGATTGGCTTTATGTAGAAGATCATTGTAGAGCTATAGATATTGTAATACAAAAAGGTAGAGTAGGAGAAGTTTATAACATCGGAGGCCATAATGAGAGAGAGAATATATATGTTGTAAAAAAGATATTAGAGATTTTGAGAAAGAAAACAAATGATGATAGTATAAATGAAGATCTAATAAAGTTTGTTAAAGACCGTCCTGGGCATGATAGGAGGTATGCTATTGATCCTACAAAGATAATATCTGAGCTTGGTTGGAAGCATACCTTGTCTTTTGAAGAGGGACTTGAGATAACCATAGAATGGTATTTGAAAAATCTTGATTGGGTGAGAAATGTGATTTCGGGTGAGTATCTAAAATTCTACGACAAGAACTATGCAAATAGATAG
- a CDS encoding 16S rRNA (guanine(527)-N(7))-methyltransferase RsmG — protein sequence MIDYTILNEIGFIENLDHSKIKEKIEKYIEILFEWNVSTSLTSNTKEEFFEKHILFSFNYIPFIKDYDNVFDFGSGNGVPGIILSFVFPQKTFLLIENKKRKVAFLEYVSSVLSPNIHIINSSLEKPPEEYLANFCVISKAFNDIDTIRKFFRKSFNLLLPTSNKLNYKNVKIINTYKPKVGNYQNIFFYEVEVKA from the coding sequence ATGATTGATTATACTATCCTAAATGAAATAGGATTTATAGAAAACTTAGATCACAGTAAAATTAAAGAAAAAATAGAAAAATACATTGAAATACTATTTGAATGGAATGTTAGTACCAGTTTAACCTCAAATACAAAGGAAGAGTTTTTTGAAAAACATATACTATTTTCTTTCAACTACATACCATTCATCAAAGATTATGATAACGTATTTGACTTTGGAAGTGGTAATGGAGTACCAGGAATAATTCTAAGCTTTGTATTCCCTCAAAAAACATTTTTGCTAATCGAGAATAAAAAGAGAAAAGTAGCATTTTTGGAATATGTTTCATCAGTTTTGTCTCCGAACATACACATTATAAACTCATCTTTAGAAAAACCACCCGAAGAATATCTAGCAAATTTTTGTGTTATTTCAAAAGCCTTTAATGATATAGATACTATTCGGAAGTTTTTTAGGAAATCTTTCAATTTATTACTTCCAACAAGCAATAAATTAAACTACAAAAACGTAAAAATAATTAACACTTACAAACCGAAAGTAGGTAACTACCAAAATATATTCTTTTATGAAGTAGAAGTGAAAGCTTAG
- a CDS encoding nucleotide exchange factor GrpE — protein MDIERENAQEINEIQGSDADKVNVSDSDSDIPKGDEDVKDTNKDQDKVKKIKEFILNLKKEIELKESKIREYEDLIKRLAADFDNYKKKVNKEKVEYVRFATKDFILDLLPIIDNFDRAIESIERANLDDSAKDIFIGIKLIYKELMNVLLKYGVVRIDMEGKIYDPNISEVIEVEEVEVEDDDKDVVVKEYLKAYKMYDNVIRPGKVKVQKQRKKSKEKNTNNINDEGTGSGGVSSSS, from the coding sequence ATGGATATTGAGAGAGAGAATGCTCAGGAAATTAATGAAATACAAGGAAGTGATGCTGATAAGGTAAATGTTTCAGATTCAGATAGTGATATTCCTAAAGGGGACGAGGATGTGAAGGATACTAACAAGGACCAAGACAAGGTTAAGAAGATAAAGGAGTTTATTTTAAACTTAAAGAAAGAAATTGAACTTAAAGAGTCTAAGATAAGAGAGTATGAGGATCTTATAAAGAGATTAGCTGCTGATTTTGATAACTACAAAAAGAAAGTTAATAAAGAAAAAGTAGAGTATGTTAGATTTGCTACCAAGGATTTCATCCTTGATTTATTGCCTATAATAGACAATTTTGATAGGGCTATAGAAAGCATAGAAAGAGCGAATTTGGATGATAGTGCAAAGGATATATTTATTGGTATAAAGCTTATATACAAGGAGCTTATGAATGTACTTTTGAAGTATGGAGTTGTTAGAATAGATATGGAGGGTAAAATTTACGATCCTAACATAAGTGAAGTGATAGAAGTTGAAGAGGTAGAAGTAGAAGACGACGACAAGGATGTTGTTGTAAAAGAATATCTTAAGGCATACAAGATGTATGATAACGTTATAAGACCTGGTAAGGTAAAGGTTCAAAAGCAGAGAAAGAAAAGTAAGGAAAAAAATACAAACAATATAAATGATGAAGGGACTGGAAGTGGGGGTGTGTCTTCCTCCTCGTAG